The Apium graveolens cultivar Ventura chromosome 6, ASM990537v1, whole genome shotgun sequence genome contains a region encoding:
- the LOC141667479 gene encoding ras-related protein RABD2c, which produces MNPEYDYLFKLLLIGDSGVGKSCLLLRFADDSYLDSYISTIGVDFKIRTVEQDSKTIKLQIWDTAGQERFRTITSSYYRGAHGIIVVYDVTDQESFNNVKQWLNEIDRYASESVNKLLVGNKCDLTSQKVVSTETAQAFADEIGIPFMETSAKSATNVEQAFMAMTADIKTRMASQPANSAKPATVQIRGQPVNQKAGCCSS; this is translated from the exons ATGAATCCTGAATA TGACTACCTGTTTAAGCTTTTGCTAATTGGAGATTCTGGTGTGGGGAAATCGTGTCTCCTCCTGAGGTTTGCT GATGATTCATATCTGGATAGTTACATTAGCACCATCGGCGTCGACTTT AAAATTCGAACAGTGGAGCAGGATAGCAAAACTATCAAGCTTCAAATT TGGGATACTGCTGGACAAGAACGTTTCAGGACGATAACTAGCAGCTACTATCGTGGAGCGCATGGAATCATT GTAGTGTATGATGTGACAGACCAAGAAAGCTTTAACAATGTCAAGCAATGGTTGAATGAAATTGATCGTTATGCCAGTGAGAGTGTAAACAAGCTTTTAGTAGGAAATAAGTGTGATCTTACGTCACAGAAGGTTGTCTCCACTGAAACAGCTCAG GCATTTGCAGATGAAATTGGAATTCCTTTCATGGAAACTAGTGCAAAAAGTGCTACTAATGTTGAGCAGGCTTTCATGGCCATGACTGCTGATATTAAAACCAG GATGGCTAGCCAACCAGCAAACAGTGCCAAGCCTGCTACCGTACAGATACGAGGACAACCTGTCAACCAAAAGGCTGGATGTTGTTCATCTTGA